In the genome of Anaerolineae bacterium, one region contains:
- the dnaG gene encoding DNA primase, with translation MSVVEEIKARADIVEVVGQYVPLRKAGRNFRALCPFHAEKTPSFYVFPHTQSWHCFGCKAGGDVFSFVMKKEGLEFREALQLLAERVGVRLEEKPPKEMEKERILREITSVAADYYHRLLLHPEKGAKARGYLDKRGISQEAIEAFKLGYAPSEWHALEDFMVNLGYRRDLLYEAGLIVKREGGGFYDRFRDRLMIPIKDEAGRVVGFGGRTLAQEEEDVPKYLNSPSTPIFDKSRLLFGLDMAKEAIKAQDMAIIVEGYFDVMQAHQKGFRNVVASMGTSITEAQLRLLSRYTRRFTLALDPDVAGSEATIRALQMAEEVLEKEIKPTFDPRGFLRFEERLNAEIFILSLPPGRDPDALIRESPDEWREALEKVTPVAEFFIQLLSQKFDLSSPKGKAEAVRTIVPILRAIKDEVEREHYIYRLARIVKVDEGIIRRELGSSVKGKIYLSSQKQARRTALGLEEYALARFMENPGLLGFVDEKMMAMGFYPLSEADFSESENRILFSLWKVASGKEGRRLEDFLESLDPILKERAFAILDRAGSSPPTPLDKVEEEILYCALRMREQNIRYHLQELRFLQEEAMEQGDEESLSYYRGLIKAQAEELASLHRSMSRYYSRRREAR, from the coding sequence ATGAGCGTTGTGGAAGAAATCAAAGCCAGAGCCGATATAGTAGAAGTTGTAGGGCAATATGTCCCTCTCAGGAAAGCGGGGCGCAATTTCAGAGCCCTTTGCCCTTTTCATGCTGAAAAAACCCCTTCTTTTTATGTTTTCCCCCACACTCAGAGCTGGCACTGTTTCGGGTGTAAAGCGGGTGGGGATGTTTTCTCTTTTGTCATGAAGAAAGAAGGGCTTGAGTTCAGGGAAGCCCTTCAGCTCCTGGCTGAAAGGGTGGGGGTCAGGCTGGAAGAGAAGCCCCCTAAAGAAATGGAAAAAGAAAGAATTCTGAGGGAAATAACTTCAGTGGCCGCTGATTACTATCACCGCCTTCTGCTTCATCCCGAAAAGGGAGCTAAAGCAAGGGGTTACCTGGATAAAAGGGGGATTAGCCAGGAGGCGATAGAAGCCTTTAAGCTTGGTTATGCTCCTTCAGAATGGCACGCCTTAGAAGATTTTATGGTAAATCTCGGCTACAGGCGGGATTTACTTTACGAAGCCGGCCTTATCGTCAAAAGAGAAGGGGGAGGGTTTTACGACCGCTTCCGGGATAGGTTGATGATTCCTATAAAGGACGAAGCAGGAAGGGTTGTGGGATTCGGGGGAAGGACTCTCGCTCAGGAAGAGGAGGATGTTCCGAAGTATTTGAATTCTCCTTCAACCCCCATTTTTGACAAAAGCCGGCTCCTCTTTGGGCTGGACATGGCAAAAGAGGCCATAAAGGCACAGGATATGGCCATAATAGTGGAAGGATATTTTGACGTGATGCAGGCCCACCAGAAGGGGTTCAGGAATGTGGTGGCCTCCATGGGCACTTCAATAACAGAAGCACAGCTGAGGCTTTTGTCCCGCTATACTAGGCGTTTCACCCTTGCCCTTGATCCTGATGTAGCCGGAAGCGAAGCCACTATAAGAGCCCTCCAGATGGCTGAGGAAGTTCTGGAAAAAGAAATAAAGCCCACTTTTGACCCAAGGGGTTTCCTCCGGTTTGAAGAACGCCTCAACGCTGAAATATTTATCCTGAGCCTCCCCCCCGGCCGGGACCCCGATGCCCTGATTCGGGAATCGCCTGACGAATGGCGGGAAGCTCTGGAAAAGGTTACCCCGGTAGCTGAGTTTTTCATCCAGCTTCTTTCCCAGAAGTTCGATCTTTCCTCTCCCAAGGGCAAAGCCGAGGCTGTGAGAACTATAGTTCCCATTCTCAGAGCCATAAAGGATGAAGTGGAAAGGGAGCATTATATCTACCGCCTGGCCAGAATTGTGAAGGTTGATGAGGGGATAATCCGCAGGGAGCTTGGGTCCTCAGTGAAGGGCAAAATTTACCTTTCTTCCCAGAAACAGGCCCGCAGGACAGCGCTTGGCCTTGAGGAATATGCTCTGGCCAGATTTATGGAGAACCCCGGGCTCCTCGGTTTTGTAGATGAAAAAATGATGGCGATGGGTTTCTACCCCCTTAGCGAAGCTGACTTTTCCGAATCCGAGAACCGAATTCTCTTCAGTCTCTGGAAGGTAGCTTCAGGAAAAGAGGGAAGAAGGCTTGAGGATTTCCTGGAAAGTTTAGATCCCATCCTCAAGGAGCGGGCTTTTGCCATTCTGGATAGAGCCGGAAGCTCGCCGCCAACCCCCCTTGATAAAGTGGAGGAAGAGATCCTCTACTGCGCCCTGCGGATGCGGGAACAGAACATCCGCTATCACCTTCAGGAATTGCGGTTCCTTCAAGAAGAAGCTATGGAACAGGGCGATGAGGAAAGTCTCAGCTATTACCGGGGTTTGATCAAAGCGCAAGCGGAGGAATTGGCGTCCCTTCACCGCTCTATGTCCCGCTACTATAGCCGAAGGCGGGAGGCTCGATGA